The Lentimicrobiaceae bacterium genome includes the window CTACTCTTTCAACGACAAACATCCATTTCCAGCCAATGCCATCAGAAATAATGATAATGTCGTATGGAAATAAACTTTTTCCCTTGCTGACGACAAATTAAAACTCAATTAAATTAAAACTCAATTAAAATGAAACAGCTGCTTTACAATGTAATTAATAAGTATTTGAGTTTATTCAAAATCATTTTCACTTTAGCATTGGTCATGTTGCTGGCTAATGACAGGGTGAATGCCCAGAATGAACTTGATGTGATAAGGAATAACTGGCTTCAGTATAGTAATGCCCCTAACTCATTATATAATCATATTGCAGGGCAGGCCTATGATCTTCTTGCCCGGCGGGCTGCTAAAATTGATGCATTGAGCTCATTGTCCGATTGGCAACAAAGACAAAAATTTATTAGAGAAACACTTTTGAATATTGTGGGCCCTTTCCCTGGAAAAGCTCCATTGAATGCAAAAATTATCAGAACAATAGATAAGGATGATTATAGGGTTGAGCATATTGTTTATGAGTCCCAACCAGGATTTTATGTCACAAGCTCAATGTTCATACCAACTGGCTTAAAAAGAGTGAGTAAAATTCCAACTATAATTTACTGTAGCGGACATTCCGGTGATGGGTATCGGGGATATCAGACTCAGATACTAAATCTGGTAAAAAAGGGCTTCATAGTTTTTGCATTTGATCCGGTTGGACAGGGTGAGCGCCTGGGGTATTACGATCCGGAAACAAAGAAATCTGCAATCGGCCCGCCAACAATTGAACATTCCTATCCCGGATCACAAGTATTTATCACAGGGAGTTCTTTAGCCCGATATATGATTTGGGATGGCATCAGGGCTGTCGATTATCTCCTCTCCCGGAATGAAGTTGATCCTGCGCGAATTGGAATTACAGGACGATCTGGAGGAGGAACACAGTCTGCATACATTGCTGCAATGGATGACCGGATATATGCTGCTGCTCCTGAATGCTGGATAACCAATTTCACAAGGTTATTTCAGACTGTTGGGCCACAGGATGCTGAACAAAACTTCTTTAACGAGATCATAGGAGGAATCGATCATTCTGATTTCTTATTGGTCAGAGCGCCAAAACCTACATTGATGATAACTACTACAAGAGATATGTTCAGCATTCAGGGAGCTAAAGAGACCGAAAATGTGGTGTCGCGCATTTATAAAGCTTATGGGAAAGAGGACAACTTCAGCAGGGTTGAGGATGATTTTCCTCATGCATCAACTAAAAAGAACAGGGAAGCCATGTATGCTTTCTTCCAGAAATATTTAAATAATCCCGGTAACTCAAATGATGAGATAGTTAAAACTTTAACAGCTGAAGAATTGCAGGTAACCCCTACAGGTCAGGTTTCAACATCTCTAGGAGGAGAAACTATTTTCAGTTTAAATCGCAAAGAGGCAGAAAAACTGGTCATTAATTTACAAACTTCAAGAAATGATCTCACGATGCACCTTCAGGATGTATTGAATTCAGCAAAAAAACTTTCAGGGTATCTGAAGCCAACAGAAATTAATGAACCCGTGTTTACTGGTCGTTTTCAGAGGGAAGGTTATGTGATTGAAAAATATTTTTTAAAAGGTGAAGGTAATTATGTTATTCCATACCTGTTGTTGATACCGTCTAAGCCAAACAATAAAGCCCTGATCTATCTTCATCCTTCCGGTAAGTCAGTAGATGCTTCTGTAGGCGGTGATATGGAATGGTTTGTCAGTCGTGGTTACAAGGTGCTGGCTCCTGATTTAATTGGAATAGGTGAAATGGGACCAGGTGATTTTAAAGGCGATGCATATATAGAAGGCGTATCTCATAATATATGGTATGCTTCTATACTTATTGGCAGAAGTATCGTTGGGATAAGGACTGGTGATGTTGTAAGGCTCACCCGGTTGTTGAAAGAGGATCGTGAAATAAGTGAGGTTTATGGTATTGCAAAAAAAGAAATGGCTCCGGTACTATTACATGCTGCAGCTTTTGACTTGAATATCACCAGAATTGCATTAATTGAACCTTATTCCTCTTATCAATCCATTGTAATGAATCATTTTTATGATTCTTCATTTATTCACGGAGTTGTTCCTGGAGCCCTTAGAGCCTACGATCTTCCTGACCTTGCAGCCAGTTTGGCTCCAAGAAAGCTAATTATGGCAGGAGTTACAGATGGATATGGAAAAAACGCCGATACTGAAAGTATTAATAAGGATATTGAAATAATTAAAATTGCTTATCAAGCCAAAGAAGCAAAAGATAAATTGAATATAATATCTGATTTATCCCCTAAGAATAAGTATGATATTTTTGAAAATTGGATAAAATGATTTATTGAAATAAATAAAATTTTGTCACGGCAGAAAATGAGGCGCAATTAATCCATAATTTATAATAACAATTGCCTTCTAGCTTAACAACATAGCTTCTTGCTTAACAACATAGATTATGACAACAAAAATAATTGACCTTTCACATTTGCTTAATGAGTCTGTATCAGTTTATCCCGACACAATTGGACCTGAGTTTTTATCTGACTGACATTGAAAACAATAAATTCAAGTGCGAAACATTACTTAAATACTAACTAAATGGATATCGATTTTTCAAAATACAAAAGAGGTTCGGCATCCGTATGGGCGGGTGAAACGGATCCGTTCTTGATGGGCGCAATAAACCCTCCCATTGTTAACAGTGTAACCTTTGCCTATCATGACCTTGATGAGTGGCACGATGTGGCCACAGGTAAACGCGAAGGATATATCTATAGTAGGAATACAAACCCTACTGTCCACATATTGGAAGAAAAGATCCGGATACTGGAATACGCTGAGGCCTCTACTTCTTTCGCTTCAGGAATGGGTGCCATCAGCAATACCTTGTTCGCGCTGCTTGCTCCTGGGAAGAAGGTTGTCTCTATTAAAGATACTTACGGTGGTACCAGCAAATTATTTCTGGAATTCCTTCCCTCTTACAAGATGGAGGTTAAGCTTTGTGAAACATCCGATCAGTACCAACTGGAATCAGAAATTGCCAACGGGTGCGATCTCCTTTACCTGGAAACGCCTACCAATCCAACGCTTAAGGTAGTTGATATAAAAAGGCTGGCTGCAGCCGCAAAAAAAGTTGGAGCTATCGTGGTAGTGGATAATACATTCGCTACACCGGTAAATCAAAATCCGTTAAAACTGGGGGCCGATATGGTCATTCACAGCGCCACTAAATTCCTTTGTGGTCATTCCGATGCGATGGGTGGACTTCTTTGTGGCAAAAAAGAGCTGGTGGAAAAAGTCTTTCGGTATCGTGAAATCAACGGTGCCAGTCTTCAAGCTGATCAGGCGTACATGATTATCCGCGGCATGAAAACACTAGAGTTGAGAATAGAGAGGCAAAACGCATCGGCGATGGAAATTGCAAAATTTTTAAAAGCTCATAATAAAGTAAGTGATGTTTTTTATCCTGGCCTCGAAACGCATCCAGGCCACTCCATTGCAAAGGAGCAGATGTCAGGTTTTGGAGGGGTCCTGAGTTTTTCCCTGAAGGGCAATTATGAAGATGTAAAAAGGTTTTTACCAAAACTAAAGTTGATACATTTAGCGGCTCATCTCGGATCGGTCAGCACACTGGCCGGGCCTCCCCGGACTACCAGTCATGTTGAACTCTCGGTAGAGCAGCGCAGGCTGCTGGGCATACCTGAAAGTCTCATACGGTATTCGGTGGGGATTGAGAATGTTGAGGATCTCATTGAGGATTTGGAAAATGGTCTGGCTTCTTTTTAAGTAGTGTCAGGATGCTCAGGTAAATGAAGCATTGAAATACGATAACATGATATCAAACGTGATCAATCAAGTAATACAATACAAATAGGAGAAAAGCAATTGAACGCCTTAAAGATTCGCATCTAATTAATGATATAAAATGAAAACATATCTTTTATTATTGATATACATAATCGGTTTGAATGCTTTTGGAAAAGATGTTAACATTCTCGATTATGGAGTTGTTCCTGACGGGAAAACCACTACTACGAAAGCCATTCAAC containing:
- a CDS encoding acetylxylan esterase; this encodes MKQLLYNVINKYLSLFKIIFTLALVMLLANDRVNAQNELDVIRNNWLQYSNAPNSLYNHIAGQAYDLLARRAAKIDALSSLSDWQQRQKFIRETLLNIVGPFPGKAPLNAKIIRTIDKDDYRVEHIVYESQPGFYVTSSMFIPTGLKRVSKIPTIIYCSGHSGDGYRGYQTQILNLVKKGFIVFAFDPVGQGERLGYYDPETKKSAIGPPTIEHSYPGSQVFITGSSLARYMIWDGIRAVDYLLSRNEVDPARIGITGRSGGGTQSAYIAAMDDRIYAAAPECWITNFTRLFQTVGPQDAEQNFFNEIIGGIDHSDFLLVRAPKPTLMITTTRDMFSIQGAKETENVVSRIYKAYGKEDNFSRVEDDFPHASTKKNREAMYAFFQKYLNNPGNSNDEIVKTLTAEELQVTPTGQVSTSLGGETIFSLNRKEAEKLVINLQTSRNDLTMHLQDVLNSAKKLSGYLKPTEINEPVFTGRFQREGYVIEKYFLKGEGNYVIPYLLLIPSKPNNKALIYLHPSGKSVDASVGGDMEWFVSRGYKVLAPDLIGIGEMGPGDFKGDAYIEGVSHNIWYASILIGRSIVGIRTGDVVRLTRLLKEDREISEVYGIAKKEMAPVLLHAAAFDLNITRIALIEPYSSYQSIVMNHFYDSSFIHGVVPGALRAYDLPDLAASLAPRKLIMAGVTDGYGKNADTESINKDIEIIKIAYQAKEAKDKLNIISDLSPKNKYDIFENWIK
- a CDS encoding cystathionine gamma-synthase family protein, with the translated sequence MDIDFSKYKRGSASVWAGETDPFLMGAINPPIVNSVTFAYHDLDEWHDVATGKREGYIYSRNTNPTVHILEEKIRILEYAEASTSFASGMGAISNTLFALLAPGKKVVSIKDTYGGTSKLFLEFLPSYKMEVKLCETSDQYQLESEIANGCDLLYLETPTNPTLKVVDIKRLAAAAKKVGAIVVVDNTFATPVNQNPLKLGADMVIHSATKFLCGHSDAMGGLLCGKKELVEKVFRYREINGASLQADQAYMIIRGMKTLELRIERQNASAMEIAKFLKAHNKVSDVFYPGLETHPGHSIAKEQMSGFGGVLSFSLKGNYEDVKRFLPKLKLIHLAAHLGSVSTLAGPPRTTSHVELSVEQRRLLGIPESLIRYSVGIENVEDLIEDLENGLASF